One stretch of Mangifera indica cultivar Alphonso chromosome 9, CATAS_Mindica_2.1, whole genome shotgun sequence DNA includes these proteins:
- the LOC123226587 gene encoding uncharacterized protein LOC123226587 encodes MFLRPFTLRQSVDGARAVDLTMIQDSPVKPPLVYINKLVRITRGRIIRKGLLVRTPYTNPLRGRAKRQLRTIPSSASDREESFLTWYTRAAASDTHDVYFIGSKSKDSFWRLVVELREWLTDDDDHQSTISQR; translated from the exons atgtttctgagaccgttcacattgag acagTCTGTCGACGGAGCACGTGCTGTTGACTTGACcatgattcaggattctccagtTAAACCTCCTCTCGTATACATAAATaag TTGGTTCGTATAACACGTGGTCGGATCATCCGAAAGGGTCTACTagttcgcaccccgtatacaaatccactcagagggagggCAAAACGACAACTCAGGACGATTCCATCCTCTGCGTCAGaccgtgaggaatctttccttaCATGGTATACCAGAGCTGCGGCTTCTGACACACATGATGTGTACTTCATAGGATCAAAGTCGAAGGACAGtttctggaggcttgttgtagagttacgcgagtggttgaccgacgat gacgatcaccagtcgactatctcacagcgttag
- the LOC123225289 gene encoding callose synthase 3, with protein sequence MLSRGGGGAGSSDQPPHLRRLPRTQTAGNLGETMFDSEVVPSSLVDIAPILRVANEVEPSNPRVAYLCRFYAFEKAHRLDPTSSGRGVRQFKTALLQRLERENDPTLLGRGKKSDAREMQSFYQHYYKKYIQALQNAADKADRAQLTKAYQTANVLFEVLKAVNLTESMEVDREILEAQDEVAEKTQICVPYNILPLDPDSANQAIMKYPEIQAAVVALRNTRGLPWPKDHNKKKDEDILDWLQEMFGFQKDNVANQREHLILLLANVHIRQFPKSDGQPKLDDRALTDVMKKLFKNYKKWCKYLDRKSSLWLPTIQQEVQQRKLLYMGLYLLIWGEAANLRFMPECLCYIYHHMAFELYGILAGNISPMTGENVKPAYGGDEEAFLRKVVTPIYEVIAKEAERSQKGKSKHSQWRNYDDLNEYFWSVDCFRLGWPMRADADFFCLPIEQLRDKIGENKPAHRDRWMGKVNFVEIRSYWHVFRSFDRMWSFFILCLQAMIIVAWNGSGQLNGVFDGEVFKKVLSVFITAAILKLGQAVLDVVLSWKAQRSMSFHVKLRYILKVVSAAAWVIVLPVTYAYTWENPPGFAQTIKSWFGNSTNSPSLFILAVVIYLSPNMLAAVLFLFPFIRRFLERSNYRIIMLMMWWSQPRLYVGRGMHESTFSLFKYTLFWVLLIITKLAFSYYIEIKPLVGPTKQIMSIQITNFQWHEFFPRAKNNIGVVIALWAPIILVYFMDAQIWYAIFSTLFGGIYGAFRRLGEIRTLGMLRSRFESLPGAFNACLIPEERSEPKKKGLRATFSRNFAQIPSNKEIEAARFAQLWNKIISSFREEDLISNREMDLLLVPYWADRELDLIRWPPFLLASKIPIALDMAKDSNGKDRELKKRIETDPYMPCAVKECYASFRNIIMFLVKGDREKRVIEDIFGEFEKRIEEGTLIQECKMSALPVLYEHFVKLIKYLLDNRQEDKDQVVICFQDMLEVVSRDIMMEDQISSLVDSIHGGYGHEEEGPQYQLFASEGAITFPLNPVTEAWTEKIKRLYLLLTTKESAMDVPSNLEARRRISFFSNSLFMDMPSAPKVRNMLSFSVLTPYYTEEVLFSLKELESPNEDGVSILFYLQKIFPDEWKNFLERVKCLSEEELKGSDERSDELEEELRLWASYRGQTLTRTVRGIMYYRKALELQAFLDMAQHEDLMEGYKAIELNVDDNKGERSLVTQCQAVPDMKFTYVVSCQQYGIHKRSGDHRAQDILRLMTKYPSLRVAFIDEVEKPGEDRSKKINQKIYYSVLVKAAPKSIDSPDPIQSLDEEIYRIRLPGPAILGEGKPENQNHAIIFTRGEGLQTIDMNQDNYMEEALKMRNLLQEFLKKHDGVRCPTILGLREHIFTGSVSSLAWFMSNQETSFVTIGQRLLANPLKVRFHYGHPDVFDRLFHLSRGGVSKASKVINLSEDIFAGFNSTLREGNVTHHEYIQVGKGRDVGLNQISMFEAKIANGNGEQTMSRDIYRLGHRFDFFRMLSCYFTTIGFYFSTLITVLTVYVFLYGRLYLVLSGLEEGLSTQPAIRDNKPLQVALASQSIVQIGFLMALPMLMEIGLERGFRTALSEFILMQLQLAPVFFTFSLGTKTHYYGRTLLHGGAKYRPTGRGFVVFHAKFADNYRLYSRSHFVKGIEMLVLLVVYEIFGQSYRGSVAYILITISMWFMVGTWLFAPFLFNPSGFEWQKIVDDWTDWNKWISNRGGIGVPPEKSWESWWEEEQEHLRHSGLRGIIAEILLALRFFIYQYGLVYHLKITRHTKSFLVYGISWLVIFLILFVMKTVSVGRRKFSANFQLVFRLIKGLIFLTFVSILVILIALPHMTAQDIIVCILAFMPTGWGMLLIAQALKPLVQQAGFWGSVRTLARGYEIVMGLLLFTPVAFLAWFPFVSEFQTRMLFNQAFSRGLQISRILGGQRKDRSSRNKDP encoded by the exons ATGTTGTcgagaggaggaggaggagccGGCTCCTCCGATCAGCCTCCGCATCTGAGGCGACTCCCGCGGACGCAGACGGCTGGGAATCTCGGTGAGACAATGTTTGATAGTGAGGTGGTGCCGTCTTCGCTTGTTGATATTGCGCCGATTCTCCGTGTGGCTAATGAAGTTGAACCGAGTAACCCAAGAGTTGCTTATCTCT GCCGCTTTTATGCCTTTGAGAAAGCTCATAGATTGGATCCCACTTCAAGTGGACGAGGTGTTCGCCAATTTAAAACGGCCCTCCTTCAGCGCCTTGAAAGA GAAAATGATCCAACATTACTGGGAAGGGGGAAAAAAAGTGATGCGCGTGAAATGCAGAGTTTTTATCAacattattacaaaaaatatatacaagcgTTGCAAAATGCTGCTGATAAAGCTGACCG TGCACAGCTTACTAAGGCATACCAAACTGCTAATGTTCTTTTTGAGGTTTTAAAGGCTGTCAATTTGACAGAGTCTATGGAAGTTGATCGTGAG ATTTTAGAAGCGCAAGACGAAGTTGCTGAAAAGACTCAGATTTGTGTTCCTTACAATATACTTCCTCTGGATCCTGATAGTGCGAATCAGGCTATCATGAAATATCCTGAG ATTCAAGCAGCAGTTGTTGCCCTCCGAAACACTAGGGGTCTTCCATGGCCCAAGGACcacaataaaaagaaagatgaagacaTTTTAGATTGGCTTCAGGAAATGTTTGGATTTCAG AAGGATAATGTGGCTAATCAAAGGGAGCACCTCATCTTATTACTTGCAAATGTCCACATACGGCAGTTTCCAAAGTCTGATGGACAACCCAAG ttggACGATCGAGCGCTGACAGATGTGATGAAGAAACTTTTCAAGAACTACAAGAAATGGTGCAAATACTTGGATCGGAAAAGTAGTCTTTG GTTACCAACCATACAGCAGGAGGTGCAACAGCGTAAATTACTCTATATGGGTCTCTATCTTCTAATTTGGGGGGAGGCTGCAAATTTGCGATTCATGCCGGAATGCCTTTGTTATATTTATCATCAT ATGGCATTTGAATTGTATGGTATACTTGCTGGAAATATCAGTCCCATGACAGGAGAGAATGTGAAGCCAGCCTATGGAGGCGATGAAGAAGCTTTCTTGAGGAAAGTTGTTACGCCTATATATGAAGTGATTGCAAAG GAAGCTGAACGGAgccaaaaaggaaaatcaaaacATTCTCAATGGAGGAATTATGATGATTTAAATGAATACTTCTg GTCTGTTGACTGTTTCCGGCTAGGTTGGCCAATGCGTGCAGATGCTGATTTCTTTTGTCTTCCCATCGAGCAGCTCCGTGATAAAATCGGG GAGAACAAGCCTGCTCATAGAGATCGATGGATGGGGAAAGTTAATTTTGTGGAGATTCGTTCATACTGGCATGTTTTCAGAAGCTTTGATCGAATGTGGAGTTTCTTTATTCTTTGCTTACAG GCTATGATTATTGTTGCTTGGAATGGTTCTGGCCAACTAAATGGAGTATTTGATGGTGAAGTATTCAAGAAAGTATTAAGTGTCTTTATAACTGCTGCAATACTAAAGCTTGGGCAAG CTGTCCTTGATGTAGTTCTTAGTTGGAAAGCGCAACGGAGCATGTCATTCCATGTTAAGCTGAGATACATCTTAAAAGTTGTTTCAGCTGCTGCCTGGGTGATTGTACTACCAGTCACTTATGCTTATACGTGGGAGAATCCTCCAGGGTTTGCCCAAACCATCAAAAGTTGGTTCGGCAATAGTACAAATTCACCCTCGTTGTTTATTTTGGCGGTTGTTATTTATTTGTCTCCGAATATGCTGGCTgctgttttgtttcttttccctttcattCGTCGATTCCTGGAGAGATCTAATTATAGGATTATAATGCTCATGATGTGGTGGTCACAG CCTCGGCTGTACGTCGGGAGGGGAATGCATGAAAgcacattttctctcttcaa GTATACATTGTTCTGGGTTCTTCTAATAATTACGAAGTTGGCGTTTAGTTACTATATTGAG ATAAAACCTTTAGTGGGACCAACAAAGCAGATCATGAGCATTCAGATAACTAATTTCCAGTGGCATGAATTCTTTCCTCGTG CTAAGAACAATATTGGTGTTGTAATTGCTCTCTGGGCTCCGATTATTCTT GTCTATTTTATGGATGCCCAGATCTGGTATGCCATATTCTCTACTTTATTTGGAGGCATTTATGGTGCATTTCGTCGCCTTGGAGAG ATTCGAACACTAGGAATGCTAAGATCTCGTTTTGAATCATTGCCTGGTGCTTTTAATGCCTGTTTAATCCCTGAGGAGAGGAGTGAACCTAAAAAGAAAGGATTGAGGGCCACTTTCTCCCGCAACTTTGCTCAG atcccttcaaacAAAGAGATCGAAGCTGCTAGATTTGCTCAGTTGTGGAACAAAATAATCAGTAGTTTCAGAGAGGAAGATCTTATAAGCAATAG GGAAATGGACTTGCTGCTTGTCCCATATTGGGCTGACCGTGAATTGGACCTTATTCGGTGGCCTCCATTTCTGCTTGCAAGCAAG ATCCCAATAGCATTAGATATGGCCAAGGATAGTAATGGTAAAGATCGAGAGCTGAAGAAGAGAATTGAGACTGATCCTTACATGCCCTGTGCTGTTAAGGAATGCTATGCTTCGTTTAGGAACATCATTATGTTCTTGGTTAAAGGGGACCGTGAGAAAAG GGTTATAGAGGACATATTTGGTGAATTCGAAAAACGTATAGAAGAGGGTACATTAATTCAGGAATGCAAGATGAGTGCCCTTCCTGTCCTCTATGAACACTTTGTGAAGCTGATCAAATATTTG TTAGATAATAGACAAGAGGATAAGGATCAAGTCGTAATTTGTTTCCAGGACATGCTGGAAGTGGTATCAAGAGATATAATGATGGAGGATCAGATATCCAG TTTGGTAGATTCGATCCATGGTGGATATGGACACGAAGAGGAGGGTcctcaatatcaattatttgCATCTGAAGGAGCCATCACATTCCCTTTAAACCCAGTTACAGAAGCTTGGACAGAGAAG ATCAAACGGCTTTATCTGTTGCTTACTACAAAGGAATCAGCTATGGATGTACCTTCCAACTTAGAAGCTAGGCGGCGTATatcttttttctcaaattcaCTGTTTATGGACATGCCTTCTGCACCTAAAGTTCGCAACATGCTTTCTTTCTC TGTTTTAACTCCATACTACACGGAGGAGGTCCTCTTCTCTTTGAAAGAGTTAGAATCGCCAAATGAAGATGGTGTTTCAATTCTCTTTTATTTGCAAAAGATTTTTCCAG ATGAATGGAAAAACTTTCTTGAGCGAGTGAAATGCCTTAGTGAAGAAGAACTTAAAGGATCTGATGAACGATCTGATGAACTAGAAGAAGAGCTCCGCCTCTGGGCATCATATAGAGGCCAAACTTTAACAAGAACTG TGAGAGGTATAATGTACTATCGGAAAGCTTTGGAACTGCAGGCTTTTCTTGATATGGCCCAACATGAAG ATTTGATGGAAGGCTATAAGGCAATTGAATTAAATGTGGATGATAACAAGGGGGAAAGATCATTGGTGACACAGTGTCAAGCCGTTCCTGATATGAAATTCACGTATGTTGTCTCATGCCAACAATATGGTATTCACAAGCGATCTGGTGATCATCGTGCACAGGACATTTTGAGGCTGATGACAAA GTATCCCTCACTTCGTGTAGCATTCATTGATGAGGTCGAAAAACCCGGTGAAGACAGATCAAAAAAGATCAACCAGAAGATCTATTACTCAGTTTTGGTGAAGGCTGCACCAAAGTCTATTGATTCTCCTGATCCAATTCAAAGTTTGGACGAG GAAATTTATCGTATAAGACTTCCTGGACCTGCCATTTTGGGTGAAGGAAAGCCAGAAAATCAAAACCATGCTATTATATTCACCCGTGGAGAGGGGTTGCAAACAATAGATATGAACCAG GATAATTACATGGAAGAAGCCTTGAAAATGAGGAATTTGTTGCAAGAATTCCTTAAGAAGCATGATGGTGTGAGGTGTCCAACTATTCTTGGACTTAGAGAGCATATATTTACTGGAAG TGTTTCTTCACTTGCTTGGTTCATGTCTAATCAGGAGACCAGTTTTGTGACAATCGGTCAAAGACTTTTAGCCAATCCTCTGAA GGTTAGATTCCATTATGGTCATCCAGATGTGTTTGATAGGCTCTTTCACCTTAGTAGAGGAGGTGTCAGTAAAGCATCCAAGGTTATCAATTTGAGTGAAGACATATTTGCTG GCTTCAATTCAACCCTTCGTGAAGGCAATGTTACCCATCATGAGTACATACAAGTCGGGAAGGGAAGGGATGTCGGCCTGAATCAGATTTCTATGTTTGAGGCTAAGATAGCTAATGGCAATGGGGAGCAGACAATGAGTAGAGATATATACCGGCTTGGACACCGATTCGACTTTTTCCGAATGTTGTCATGCTATTTCACTACCATTGGATTTTACTTCAGTACTCTG ATAACTGTGCTCACTGTGTATGTTTTCCTGTATGGCCGCCTCTATCTTGTTCTTAGTGGTCTTGAAGAAGGGTTGAGTACTCAGCCAGCAATTCGAGACAATAAGCCTCTTCAAGTTGCTCTTGCATCTCAATCTATTGTTCAAATAGGATTTTTGATGGCCTTACCTATGTTGATGGAAATTGGCCTGGAAAGGGGTTTCCGGACTGCACTAAGTGAATTTATTCTGATGCAATTGCAATTGGCACCAGTCTTTTTCACATTCTCTCTTGGAACAAAGACTCACTATTACGGAAGGACATTACTTCATGGAGGTGCAAAATATAGGCCTACAGGTCGTGGGTTTGTGGTCTTCCATGCCAAATTTGCAGACAATTACAGGCTTTATTCACGTAGTCACTTTGTCAAGGGTATTGAGATGTTGGTCCTGCTTGTCGTGTACGAAATCTTTGGTCAATCTTATAGAGGTTCTGTCGCTTATATCTTGATCACAATTTCTATGTGGTTTATGGTGGGCACCTGGCTTTTCGCTCCATTCTTATTCAATCCTTCTGGTTTTGAGTGGCAAAAAATTGTTGATGATTGGACTGATTGGAATAAGTGGATAAGCAACCGAGGAGGTATTGGTGTGCCTCCAGAAAAGAGTTGGGAATCATGGTGGGAGGAAGAACAGGAGCATCTTCGTCATTCTGGATTGCGCGGAATCATTGCTGAGATATTGTTAGCTTTAAGATTCTTTATCTATCAGTATGGGCTTGTATATCATCTGAAAATTACAAGGCACACGAAAAGTTTCCTG GTCTATGGTATATCATGGCTGGTGATCTTTCTAATATTGTTTGTGATGAAG ACTGTATCTGTTGGAAGGCGAAAATTCAGTGCTAATTTCCAGCTTGTGTTCCGACTTATCAAGGGATTGATATTTTTGACTTTTGTCTCCATTCTGGTCATTTTGATTGCACTTCCACATATGACAGCGCAAGACATCATTGTGTGTATTCTTGCTTTCATGCCCACTGGTTGGGGAATGTTGCTG ATTGCACAAGCATTGAAGCCTCTAGTTCAGCAAGCTGGGTTCTGGGGATCAGTTCGGACACTTGCTCGTGGCTATGAAATTGTTATGGGCTTACTTCTCTTCACCCCAGTTGCATTCTTGGCTTGGTTTCCTTTTGTCTCAGAATTCCAGACCCGTATGCTCTTTAACCAAGCATTCAGCAGAGGTCTGCAGATTTCTCGTATTCTCGGAGGCCAACGGAAGGATCGCTCTTCCAGGAACAAGGATCCATGA